The following proteins are encoded in a genomic region of Cryptomeria japonica chromosome 11, Sugi_1.0, whole genome shotgun sequence:
- the LOC131037519 gene encoding putative UPF0481 protein At3g02645: protein MAIVEIKSINPESCSDSSCVIEVGYDLTMNEEEVPDVSSAQIFRVPRLTPYCKDHLYSPHLVSIGPFHYGKKELQGMEKSKSEAVRRMQKRIQRSNPHISVKSIVEQCILFKEKKIRKFYGEQIPLTCIELAWMVTRDACFVYEFIVNYVKVNRNAQHSYETQGCRFEYLQCFYGEEVSAFKWKYDPVFDADLQNPIRERLMTDILLFENQIPLWILKDLLKFPMGSAEAAKQKVENLMNMLLWSAARHEFFMWKPRVSYNMYCKKHVLEVLYWSMVGSDFSSADGELLDFPPSSQNHRHICFSKSADSIKAICGRLCNPFCCSSSNKIPCNTVDMVYLKLPTASELVRGGVKIQPVLFKDIKRSVGQDTTSSLEYSSAIRWIRFDEKTSTLYLPQFKVTLENYSVVGSIVATEVDAKGYGTKPMIQFALLMDELIDNEEDVAVLKTAEVINNFFGSNK, encoded by the coding sequence ATGGCAATAGTTGAGATCAAATCGATTAACCCTGAGAGCTGCAGTGATAGTAGCTGTGTAATTGAAGTGGGGTATGATCTCACAATGAATGAAGAGGAAGTACCCGATGTAAGCTCTGCTCAGATCTTCCGAGTGCCAAGGCTAACGCCATACTGCAAAGATCATTTGTACAGTCCACATCTTGTTTCCATTGGCCCTTTTCATTATGGGAAGAAGGAGCTGCAAGGCATGGAGAAGTCCAAGTCTGAGGCAGTAAGAAGGATGCAAAAGAGGATCCAGAGGAGTAATCCACACATTTCTGTGAAATCAATTGTTGAACAGTGCATACTGTTTAaggagaagaagataaggaagttcTACGGTGAACAAATTCCCCTTACTTGTATAGAACTAGCATGGATGGTCACTAGGGATGCATGTTTTGTTTATGAATTTATTGTTAATTATGTAAAAGTTAACAGGAATGCTCAGCATTCATATGAGACCCAAGGCTGTCGATTTGAGTATCTTCAATGTTTTTATGGAGAAGAAGTGAGTGCATTTAAGTGGAAGTATGATCCTGTGTTTGATGCCGATCTTCAAAATCCTATTAGAGAAAGACTGATGACTGATATACTTCTGTTTGAAAACCAAATACCTCTCTGGATTTTGAAAGATCTCCTTAAATTCCCGATGGGTTCTGCTGAAGCTGCAAAACAAAAAGTAGAAAACTTAATGAATATGCTGCTTTGGAGTGCGGCTAGACAtgaattttttatgtggaaacctagggTTTCTTACAACATGTATTGTAAGAAACATGTTCTCGAAGTACTCTACTGGTCAATGGTGGGCAGCGATTTTAGCTCCGCCGATGGTGAACTACTAGACTTTCCCCCTTCGTCTCAAAATCACAGGCACATCTGCTTTAGCAAATCCGCTGATTCAATAAAAGCCATTTGTGGACGTTTATGTAATCCTTTCTGTTGCTCTTCCTCAAATAAAATCCCTTGCAACACTGTGGATATGGTCTACCTGAAGCTCCCAACAGCATCAGAACTTGTGCGTGGAGGTGTGAAGATCCAGCCAGTGCTCTTTAAAGATATAAAAAGGTCAGTCGGGCAAGATACAACAAGCTCGCTCGAATATTCTTCAGCCATTCGATGGATAAGGTTTGATGAGAAAACATCAACGTTGTACTTGCCACAATTCAAGGTAACCCTGGAGAATTATTCAGTCGTGGGTAGCATTGTTGCAACGGAAGTGGATGCTAAAGGGTACGGTACGAAACCAATGATTCAGTTTGCGTTGCTTATGGATGAGCTGATAGACAATGAGGAGGATGTTGCAGTGCTAAAAACCGCAGAGGTGATTAACAATTTCTTTGGAAGCAACAAATAA